From the Comamonas odontotermitis genome, one window contains:
- a CDS encoding HupE/UreJ family protein, protein MKKVTSITLAALPMLPAIALAHGGDHSHTHGLADSFVQGLVHPFTGIDHLAAMLAVGVWSVLAFPRLQAAWRVPVAFVAMLVAGAVAGFAGLRVPGVEPMIAASVLALGLLVAVQSKMPWVAAAALAGGFAFFHGAAHGYELAGDGGLAALGALAGMALGSAILHITGMGLGHGLMQRHQWLARLGGVGTALLGAFLLIRLA, encoded by the coding sequence ATGAAAAAAGTAACTTCCATCACCCTTGCGGCACTGCCCATGCTGCCTGCCATTGCACTGGCACATGGCGGAGATCACTCGCACACACATGGCCTGGCGGACAGCTTTGTGCAGGGCCTGGTGCACCCGTTCACTGGTATTGACCATCTGGCAGCCATGCTGGCCGTGGGCGTTTGGAGTGTGTTGGCCTTTCCTCGGCTCCAGGCGGCCTGGCGTGTACCGGTCGCTTTTGTTGCCATGCTGGTGGCAGGTGCAGTTGCGGGTTTTGCCGGGCTGCGGGTGCCGGGGGTGGAGCCCATGATTGCTGCCTCGGTATTGGCGCTGGGCCTGCTGGTGGCGGTGCAAAGCAAGATGCCTTGGGTTGCGGCGGCGGCGCTGGCAGGAGGCTTTGCATTCTTTCATGGTGCAGCGCATGGGTATGAGCTGGCAGGCGATGGCGGCCTTGCGGCCCTGGGTGCGCTGGCAGGCATGGCGTTGGGGTCGGCCATTCTGCACATCACAGGCATGGGGTTGGGCCATGGGTTGATGCAGCGCCACCAATGGCTGGCTCGGCTGGGTGGCGTGGGTACTGCGCTGCTCGGCGCTTTCCTGCTGATTCGTTTGGCCTGA
- a CDS encoding gamma-glutamylcyclotransferase family protein, whose product MPKPFSPPAHWATCGARHVAVYGTLRAGGINDIARLDPDIICLGHTTLTGTLYDLDWYPGLQLQGTQQVLAEVYPIDEALEQAMDRIEGIWPEDVGEYTKQVQRLVVHCADGSQRTLNVLVYEALPPTVSGKPILAVRDWLAWYRSQGRTYPGNSFALNTQRS is encoded by the coding sequence ATGCCGAAGCCCTTCTCGCCCCCCGCTCACTGGGCCACCTGTGGCGCCCGCCATGTGGCCGTGTACGGCACCCTGCGCGCTGGCGGCATCAACGACATTGCGCGCCTGGACCCCGATATCATTTGCTTGGGCCACACCACACTCACCGGCACCTTGTATGACCTGGACTGGTATCCCGGCCTACAGTTGCAGGGCACCCAGCAGGTGTTGGCCGAGGTCTACCCCATCGACGAGGCATTGGAACAGGCCATGGACCGCATCGAAGGCATCTGGCCCGAGGATGTGGGCGAGTACACCAAGCAGGTGCAGCGCCTGGTGGTGCATTGCGCGGATGGCAGCCAGCGCACCCTGAATGTACTGGTCTATGAAGCCCTGCCACCTACCGTATCTGGCAAACCAATACTGGCCGTGCGCGACTGGCTCGCCTGGTACCGGAGCCAGGGGCGCACCTATCCCGGCAACAGCTTTGCGCTCAATACGCAGAGGTCTTGA
- the ureC gene encoding urease subunit alpha, whose protein sequence is MATMEKRAYAETYGPTVGDRVRLADTDLVIEVEQDFTLRAGGYGEEVKFGGGKTIRDGMAQSQRSRAQGAMDTVLTNALIIDHWGIVKADIGLKDGRIAAIGKAGNPDTQPGVDIIIGPGTEIISCEGSIVTAGGIDTHIHFIAPQQIEEALTSGVTTMIGGGTGPATGTFATTCTPGPWNMERMLQAADAFPMNLGFLGKGNASLPQGLHEQIAAGAIGLKLHEDWGSTPAAIDNCLTVAEDTDTQVAIHTDTLNESGFVEDTVAAFRGRTIHTFHTEGAGGGHAPDILKVVGEANVLPSSTNPTRPYTVNTLDEHVDMLMVCHHLDAGIAEDLAFAESRIRKETIAAEDILHDIGAISMFSSDSQAMGRVGEVILRTWQTAHKMKLQRGALAGDGTRNDNFRIKRYIAKYTINPAIAHGISHEVGSLEVDKWADIVIWKPAFFGVKPTCILKGGFIAMAAMGDPNASIPTPQPVHYRPMFGSFGGAIARTSLTFVSQAGLAADIGQRFGLHKTLSAVKGIRGVKKSDMVHNDLAPHMEVDAQTYAVRANGQLLTCEPAACLPMAQRYFLF, encoded by the coding sequence ATGGCTACGATGGAAAAGCGCGCCTACGCTGAAACCTATGGCCCCACGGTCGGTGACCGCGTGCGCCTTGCCGATACCGATCTGGTGATTGAAGTGGAGCAGGACTTCACGCTGCGCGCGGGCGGTTATGGCGAGGAAGTGAAGTTCGGCGGCGGCAAGACCATTCGTGATGGCATGGCACAGAGCCAGCGCAGCCGCGCGCAAGGCGCCATGGACACGGTGCTCACCAATGCCTTGATCATCGACCACTGGGGTATCGTCAAAGCCGACATCGGCCTCAAAGATGGACGCATTGCCGCCATTGGCAAGGCCGGAAACCCCGATACGCAACCGGGTGTGGACATCATCATCGGCCCGGGCACCGAGATCATCAGTTGCGAAGGCAGCATTGTCACGGCTGGCGGCATTGACACCCACATCCATTTCATCGCTCCGCAGCAGATCGAGGAGGCCCTGACCAGTGGCGTCACCACCATGATTGGAGGGGGAACAGGCCCTGCCACAGGTACCTTTGCCACCACCTGCACCCCCGGCCCCTGGAACATGGAGCGCATGCTGCAGGCGGCTGATGCCTTTCCCATGAACCTGGGCTTTCTGGGCAAAGGCAACGCGAGCCTGCCGCAGGGGCTGCATGAACAGATTGCTGCAGGCGCCATCGGTCTGAAGCTGCACGAGGACTGGGGCAGTACGCCCGCAGCCATCGACAACTGCCTCACCGTGGCCGAAGACACCGACACGCAGGTCGCCATCCATACCGATACCCTCAACGAAAGCGGCTTCGTGGAAGACACGGTGGCCGCTTTCAGGGGCCGTACCATCCACACTTTCCACACCGAGGGCGCGGGTGGCGGCCACGCACCCGATATCCTCAAGGTGGTGGGCGAGGCCAATGTGCTGCCCAGTTCCACCAACCCTACGCGCCCCTACACAGTGAATACGCTGGACGAGCATGTGGACATGCTCATGGTCTGCCACCACCTGGATGCGGGCATTGCCGAAGATCTGGCTTTTGCCGAAAGCCGCATCCGCAAGGAGACCATCGCGGCGGAAGACATCCTGCACGACATTGGCGCCATCAGCATGTTCAGCTCTGACAGCCAGGCCATGGGTCGCGTGGGCGAGGTGATCTTGCGCACCTGGCAGACCGCGCACAAGATGAAGCTGCAGCGCGGTGCCCTCGCGGGGGACGGCACGCGCAACGACAATTTCCGCATCAAGCGCTATATCGCCAAGTACACCATCAATCCTGCGATTGCCCATGGCATCAGCCACGAAGTAGGCAGCCTGGAAGTGGACAAGTGGGCCGATATCGTGATCTGGAAGCCAGCCTTCTTCGGCGTCAAGCCCACGTGCATTCTCAAAGGCGGCTTCATTGCCATGGCCGCCATGGGTGACCCCAACGCCTCCATCCCCACGCCGCAGCCCGTGCACTACCGGCCCATGTTCGGCAGCTTTGGCGGCGCGATTGCAAGGACATCGCTTACCTTTGTTTCGCAAGCCGGGCTGGCCGCCGATATTGGCCAGCGCTTTGGCCTGCACAAGACGCTGTCTGCCGTCAAAGGCATACGCGGTGTGAAAAAGAGCGATATGGTGCATAACGATCTGGCACCGCACATGGAGGTCGATGCCCAGACCTACGCGGTGCGGGCCAACGGCCAGTTGCTGACCTGTGAGCCTGCGGCCTGCCTTCCGATGGCGCAGCGGTACTTTTTATTCTGA
- the ureE gene encoding urease accessory protein UreE, protein MLQVSKCIVSGNGLAAVLLKRAATVELDWDVRQKSRFSAVDSQGRELGVFLPRGQAVRGGDVLVTEDGSLIRVLAAPQKVLRITACVVHGTPFDLMRAAYHLGNRHVPIELQPDHLKIEPDHVLADMLRSMHMEVAQADLPFEPEGGAYGGHVTHDGHSHHHAHHHGNDHGHNH, encoded by the coding sequence ATGCTGCAGGTATCCAAATGCATTGTGTCGGGCAACGGGCTGGCGGCGGTGTTGCTCAAGCGCGCGGCCACGGTGGAGCTTGACTGGGATGTGCGCCAGAAATCACGTTTTTCTGCGGTTGATAGCCAGGGGCGCGAGCTGGGCGTTTTCTTGCCGCGCGGACAGGCGGTGCGCGGCGGCGATGTGCTCGTGACTGAAGATGGATCGTTGATCCGGGTGCTGGCTGCACCGCAGAAGGTGCTGCGCATCACGGCCTGCGTTGTGCACGGAACTCCCTTTGATCTGATGCGCGCCGCGTACCACCTGGGCAACCGCCATGTGCCGATCGAGCTGCAACCCGATCACCTCAAGATCGAGCCCGACCATGTGCTGGCCGACATGCTGCGCAGCATGCACATGGAGGTGGCGCAGGCCGACCTGCCTTTTGAGCCCGAAGGGGGCGCTTATGGCGGGCATGTCACCCATGACGGGCACAGCCACCATCACGCTCACCACCATGGCAACGATCACGGGCACAACCACTGA
- the ureG gene encoding urease accessory protein UreG — protein sequence MNTSALHHIPHRSKKLPPLRVGIGGPVGSGKTTILEMLCKAMRDRWDLIAITNDIYTKEDQRLLTISGALPAERIMGVETGGCPHTAIREDASINLEAIDRMLKDFPDADIVFIESGGDNLAATFSPELSDLTIYVIDVAAGEKIPRKGGPGITKSDLFVINKTDLAPHVGANLDIMRSDTVKQRTTAKGLKPFVMTNLKTLEGLDEVVAFIEKQGLLAV from the coding sequence ATGAACACATCCGCATTGCACCATATTCCCCATCGCAGCAAGAAGCTGCCGCCGCTGCGTGTCGGCATTGGTGGGCCCGTGGGTTCAGGCAAGACCACGATCCTTGAAATGCTCTGCAAGGCTATGCGTGACAGGTGGGATCTGATTGCGATCACCAACGACATCTACACCAAGGAAGACCAGCGCCTGCTGACCATCAGCGGCGCGCTGCCCGCTGAACGCATCATGGGGGTAGAGACCGGAGGTTGTCCGCACACCGCCATCCGCGAGGATGCGTCGATCAATCTGGAAGCCATCGACCGGATGCTCAAGGATTTTCCCGATGCCGACATCGTCTTCATCGAATCGGGTGGAGACAACCTGGCTGCCACCTTCAGCCCTGAGCTGAGTGACCTGACGATCTATGTGATCGATGTGGCTGCAGGCGAGAAGATTCCGCGCAAGGGCGGCCCCGGTATCACCAAGAGCGATCTGTTCGTCATCAACAAGACCGACCTTGCGCCGCATGTGGGCGCGAATCTGGACATCATGCGCAGTGACACCGTGAAGCAGCGCACAACCGCCAAAGGACTCAAGCCGTTTGTCATGACCAATCTTAAAACGCTGGAAGGGCTGGATGAGGTGGTGGCTTTCATCGAGAAGCAGGGGCTGCTGGCGGTCTGA
- a CDS encoding iron-containing redox enzyme family protein translates to MPVSYSQVYVQSAGLFMPGEPVTNDGMDAYVAPLNRLSERIKRRILAENGIQKRYYAIAPDGSTVFSNAQMAKAAIESALQQAGRSLEDIGFLASGSSGGDALMPGFASMIQGEMAAPPMELLSVHGVCAASVGALQGAALAVEHGQHAHAMAVASEMPSRLFKRSRYAAQGYDTDFDAHFLRWMLSDGAGAVLLGRAAPIPQRPDLCLKLHWTHQRSFAGDYPVCMQLGLTHDRARSHLDFPSWTDAEAAGALALRQDIRLLPHLFDVCIHEYARIAHQGWLPERGIDHFLCHYSSEKFIPVVDELLNKAQLSIPRERWWSNLAWRGNTGAASIFVMLAEYLQTHHDQLKAGDTMLCFVPESGRFTAGYMLLELEHAAQSSQAPSSSSVQKIASAPDAIASAVDSALIAPPHDPASAPQALAPLLTELASIWHDYRSQVWRTPLVRRIRSGHMETDDYLCWMRQWIPQVREGSLWMREGAASLTGDYAMLAALMGVHAGEEQNDFKILHQDYLNAGGTITNIDQLQRNPGGQALNSYLHSLAATTNPIGLLGAIYIIEGTGQRIVPSLLPLLRQSLDLGPECFRFLEYHGANDENHLERWLTAVQMVVALDTTGDAPRAIAATARHTAQLYLMQFAHILEDAAPNRAATDPL, encoded by the coding sequence ATGCCAGTTTCCTATTCACAGGTCTATGTCCAGTCTGCCGGTCTCTTCATGCCCGGGGAGCCCGTTACCAACGACGGCATGGACGCCTATGTGGCGCCCCTCAACCGGCTGTCGGAACGCATCAAACGCCGCATTCTGGCTGAAAACGGCATTCAGAAGCGTTACTACGCCATTGCACCCGACGGCAGCACCGTGTTCAGCAATGCGCAAATGGCCAAGGCCGCCATTGAGTCTGCGCTCCAGCAAGCAGGACGCAGCCTGGAAGACATCGGTTTTCTGGCCAGCGGCTCCTCTGGTGGCGATGCACTGATGCCCGGCTTTGCCAGCATGATTCAGGGCGAGATGGCAGCCCCCCCGATGGAGTTGCTCAGCGTACACGGCGTATGCGCGGCCAGTGTGGGCGCACTGCAGGGAGCCGCCCTGGCTGTGGAGCACGGCCAACACGCCCATGCCATGGCCGTGGCCAGCGAGATGCCTTCGCGTCTCTTCAAGCGCTCGCGCTACGCCGCGCAGGGCTATGACACGGATTTCGACGCCCACTTTCTGCGTTGGATGCTGAGCGACGGTGCCGGTGCCGTGCTGCTGGGCCGCGCAGCGCCCATTCCGCAGCGGCCCGATCTGTGCTTGAAACTGCACTGGACGCACCAACGCAGCTTTGCTGGCGACTACCCGGTGTGCATGCAGCTGGGGCTGACGCACGACCGCGCGCGCAGCCATCTCGATTTCCCATCATGGACGGACGCCGAGGCCGCAGGCGCGCTGGCGCTGCGGCAGGACATTCGCCTGCTGCCGCACCTGTTTGACGTCTGTATCCACGAGTACGCCCGCATTGCCCACCAGGGCTGGCTACCAGAGCGTGGCATTGATCATTTCCTGTGCCACTACTCGTCGGAAAAATTCATTCCCGTGGTCGATGAGCTGCTGAACAAGGCACAGCTGTCCATCCCGCGTGAGCGCTGGTGGAGCAACCTGGCCTGGCGCGGCAACACCGGTGCAGCTTCCATCTTCGTGATGCTGGCCGAGTACCTGCAGACCCACCACGACCAGCTCAAAGCCGGCGACACCATGCTGTGCTTTGTGCCCGAATCGGGCCGTTTCACTGCAGGCTACATGCTATTGGAATTGGAGCATGCTGCGCAATCCAGTCAAGCGCCATCCAGCAGTTCCGTTCAAAAAATTGCATCTGCGCCAGATGCCATCGCCTCTGCCGTTGACTCTGCGCTGATCGCACCACCCCACGACCCTGCCAGCGCGCCGCAGGCCCTGGCGCCGCTGCTCACCGAGCTGGCCAGCATCTGGCACGACTACCGCTCGCAGGTCTGGCGCACGCCACTGGTGCGGCGCATTCGCAGCGGCCACATGGAGACGGACGACTACCTCTGCTGGATGCGCCAGTGGATTCCGCAGGTGCGTGAAGGCAGCCTGTGGATGCGCGAGGGCGCAGCCTCGCTCACCGGCGACTACGCAATGCTTGCCGCACTGATGGGCGTGCATGCGGGCGAAGAACAGAACGACTTCAAGATCCTGCACCAGGACTATCTGAATGCGGGCGGCACCATCACCAACATCGACCAGTTGCAGCGCAACCCGGGCGGCCAGGCGCTCAACAGCTACCTGCACAGCCTGGCAGCCACCACCAATCCGATTGGCTTGCTGGGGGCCATCTACATCATCGAAGGCACAGGCCAGCGCATCGTGCCCAGCTTGCTGCCGCTGCTGCGCCAAAGTCTCGACCTCGGGCCGGAGTGCTTCCGCTTTCTGGAATACCACGGCGCCAATGACGAAAACCACCTGGAGCGCTGGCTGACGGCCGTGCAGATGGTGGTGGCGCTGGACACCACGGGCGATGCCCCGCGCGCCATTGCCGCTACGGCACGCCACACGGCCCAGCTGTACCTGATGCAGTTTGCGCATATTCTGGAAGACGCTGCCCCAAACCGGGCGGCCACGGACCCGCTATGA
- a CDS encoding urease subunit gamma, producing MELTPREKDKLLIFTAALLAERRMARGLKLNYPEAVALISAFVMEGARDGKTVAQLMSEGRTVLTRADVMEGIAEMIPDIQIEATFPDGTKLVTVHEPII from the coding sequence ATGGAACTCACTCCACGCGAAAAAGACAAGCTGCTGATCTTTACGGCGGCTCTGCTGGCCGAGCGTCGCATGGCCCGGGGCCTCAAACTCAACTACCCGGAAGCGGTGGCGCTCATCAGTGCCTTTGTGATGGAAGGTGCGCGGGATGGCAAGACCGTAGCCCAGTTGATGAGCGAAGGCCGCACGGTACTGACGCGCGCGGATGTGATGGAAGGGATTGCCGAGATGATCCCGGACATCCAGATCGAAGCCACCTTTCCCGATGGAACCAAGCTCGTCACCGTGCACGAACCCATCATCTGA
- a CDS encoding DUF6999 family protein, with the protein MTDFRDIPHDERDPSPWLALYLDDSTPVPDHVKAAWLKDSSSRSRQFLLPFLRPLARTSIILIQILKVLLPKTWAHSRLLHRTLAFSMNRFVSPEANWLIMRHFHLGSQILAFIGGNAPTKVATNPLEPESIDDIKDELFLKHDLNLFNFVIRLNKTLRAHGQHIGPVPEPDFAMLREPPLRLEDMPHGTFNILDLQSAIEVYTPVYQLLLTDNDFWRASNSLQLDETVAIYAAKILSSPEHLVMLNNKHPLVPLSTLRAGHRLVLHGLSTEMLHCLLMRMATGETPLPSREMAKVKQAAERVMEHRD; encoded by the coding sequence ATGACCGATTTCCGCGACATTCCACACGACGAACGCGATCCCAGCCCATGGCTGGCCCTGTACCTGGACGACAGCACGCCGGTGCCAGACCATGTGAAGGCCGCATGGCTCAAGGATTCCAGCAGCCGCTCACGCCAGTTTCTGCTGCCGTTTCTGCGGCCACTGGCGCGTACCAGCATCATCTTGATCCAGATCCTCAAAGTGCTGCTGCCCAAGACCTGGGCGCATTCCAGGCTGCTGCACCGCACCCTCGCTTTCAGCATGAACCGCTTTGTCTCGCCCGAGGCCAACTGGCTCATCATGCGGCACTTCCATCTGGGCTCACAGATCCTCGCCTTCATCGGCGGCAACGCGCCCACCAAGGTGGCGACCAACCCGTTGGAGCCGGAATCGATCGACGACATCAAGGACGAGTTGTTCCTCAAGCACGACCTGAACCTTTTCAACTTTGTCATTCGTCTGAACAAGACATTGCGTGCCCACGGCCAGCACATCGGGCCCGTGCCCGAGCCCGATTTTGCGATGCTGCGCGAGCCACCACTGCGGCTGGAAGACATGCCGCACGGTACCTTCAACATCCTCGACCTGCAAAGCGCCATCGAGGTCTACACCCCTGTGTACCAGCTGCTGCTGACCGACAACGATTTCTGGCGCGCCAGCAACTCGTTACAGCTGGACGAAACCGTGGCCATCTATGCCGCCAAGATCCTGTCTTCGCCCGAGCATCTGGTCATGCTGAACAACAAGCACCCGCTGGTACCGCTTTCCACCTTGCGTGCGGGCCATCGGCTGGTATTGCATGGCCTCTCCACCGAAATGCTGCACTGCCTGCTGATGCGCATGGCGACCGGAGAGACGCCCCTGCCCAGCCGTGAGATGGCCAAGGTGAAGCAAGCTGCCGAGCGCGTAATGGAGCACCGTGATTGA
- a CDS encoding GNAT family N-acetyltransferase: MMQLYFVLDPATDPLVICFLQEHLDDMRKVSPPESVHALDVEKLRQPDIRFWTAWMQQPEGPALVGTCALKQLDAAHVELKTMRVQGAYRGSDAAQRILAHVLDEARASGVERISLETGTEPFFTPARRFYARNGFELCEPFGSYQLDPHSCFMTRAIR, encoded by the coding sequence ATGATGCAGCTTTATTTCGTTCTGGATCCCGCGACCGATCCACTGGTCATCTGCTTTTTGCAAGAGCATCTCGACGACATGCGCAAGGTATCGCCACCTGAAAGCGTACATGCACTGGATGTGGAGAAACTGCGCCAGCCGGATATTCGGTTCTGGACTGCATGGATGCAGCAGCCGGAAGGCCCGGCGCTGGTAGGCACCTGCGCGCTCAAGCAACTGGACGCCGCCCATGTCGAGCTCAAGACCATGCGGGTGCAGGGCGCATACCGCGGCAGTGATGCAGCACAACGTATTCTTGCGCATGTCTTGGATGAGGCACGCGCCAGTGGCGTGGAACGCATCAGCCTGGAAACCGGTACTGAGCCGTTTTTCACGCCAGCGCGCAGGTTTTATGCACGCAACGGCTTTGAGCTGTGCGAACCGTTTGGGAGCTACCAGCTCGATCCCCATAGTTGCTTCATGACGCGAGCCATCCGATGA
- a CDS encoding urease accessory protein UreF, whose product MTGTATITLTTMATITGTTTEVQPALLAHSFLQLMWLASPALPIGGFSYSEGLEAAINASLVTTESEAGDWLAQQLHLSQSRGEMAVIAQAASAWQATDLPRIAELNQWVRTTRESSELRLQTEQMGRSLVEWLRNRHAGQVSILDTVTWLAAQDASYPIAFSFAAHCAGASAHDALLAYAFGWAENLVQAAVKAVPLGQSAGQRILARLAQEIPQAVACALALPDDARQAFSPMLAILSAQHEHQYSRLFRS is encoded by the coding sequence ATGACGGGCACAGCCACCATCACGCTCACCACCATGGCAACGATCACGGGCACAACCACTGAAGTGCAGCCTGCACTGCTGGCACACAGCTTTCTGCAGCTGATGTGGCTGGCATCGCCGGCGCTGCCGATTGGCGGATTTTCGTACTCCGAGGGCCTGGAGGCTGCCATCAACGCGTCGCTGGTCACAACGGAAAGCGAAGCGGGCGACTGGCTGGCGCAGCAGCTGCACCTGAGCCAGTCGCGCGGCGAGATGGCCGTGATCGCCCAGGCTGCAAGCGCCTGGCAAGCCACAGACCTGCCGCGCATTGCCGAACTGAACCAATGGGTGCGCACCACGCGCGAGAGCAGCGAGTTGCGGCTGCAGACCGAGCAAATGGGGCGCTCCTTGGTGGAGTGGCTCCGGAACCGCCATGCCGGTCAGGTATCGATTCTGGACACAGTCACCTGGCTGGCCGCGCAGGATGCGAGCTACCCAATTGCCTTTTCGTTTGCCGCGCATTGCGCGGGCGCATCGGCCCATGATGCGTTGCTGGCCTACGCCTTTGGCTGGGCAGAGAACCTGGTGCAGGCAGCGGTCAAAGCGGTGCCTTTGGGCCAGAGTGCAGGGCAGCGCATTCTCGCGCGGCTTGCGCAGGAAATTCCGCAGGCCGTTGCCTGTGCACTGGCGCTGCCAGACGACGCACGGCAGGCGTTTTCACCCATGCTGGCGATTCTCTCTGCCCAGCATGAACACCAGTATTCAAGGCTCTTCAGATCATGA
- a CDS encoding urease subunit beta, with product MIPGELLIDEGAHALNSGRRTVTLVVHNASDRPIQVGSHYHFAETNAGLAFDRAVARGMRLNIASGMAVRFEPGQQRTVELVDIGGSREVYGFRGLVQGVL from the coding sequence ATGATTCCCGGTGAACTCTTGATCGACGAGGGTGCGCACGCCCTCAACAGTGGCCGCCGCACCGTGACGCTGGTGGTGCACAACGCCAGCGACCGGCCCATCCAGGTAGGCTCCCATTACCATTTTGCCGAAACAAATGCGGGTCTGGCATTCGACCGCGCTGTAGCGCGCGGCATGCGGCTGAACATTGCCAGCGGCATGGCGGTGCGCTTTGAGCCGGGGCAACAGCGCACGGTTGAACTGGTGGATATTGGTGGCAGCCGAGAGGTGTATGGCTTTCGCGGCCTGGTGCAAGGAGTGCTCTGA
- the urtA gene encoding urea ABC transporter substrate-binding protein, with protein MNRRGTLNVLAASVSLAYFFSSPAQAQDTIKVGVLHSLSGTMAISETVLKDTVLMAIDDINAKGGVLGKKLEPVVVDPASNWPLFAEKAKQLITQDKVAVVFGCWTSVSRKSVLPVFEQNNGLLFYPVQYEGEELSKNVFYTGAAPNQQAIPAVEYLMSKEGGGAKRFVLLGTDYVYPRTTNKILRAFLKSKGVKDSDIMETYTPFGHSDYQTIVADVKKFSTGGKTAVISTINGDSNVPFYKELGNAGLKAKDVPVVAFSVGEEELRGVDTKPLVGHLAAWNYFMSVKNPTNTAFIKQWSDYAKAKNIAGHKDKPLTNDPMEATWIGIHMWKQAVEKAKSTDTDKVIAAMAGQTFAAPDGFTVKMDEKNHHLHKPVMVGEIKADGQFNVVWKTKGPIKAQPWSPYIEGNDKKKDEPDGKSSS; from the coding sequence ATGAATCGTCGTGGAACCCTGAACGTACTGGCAGCCTCGGTCTCCCTGGCTTACTTCTTCTCGTCTCCTGCGCAAGCACAGGACACCATCAAGGTCGGCGTGCTGCACAGCCTGTCAGGCACCATGGCCATTTCGGAGACCGTGCTCAAGGATACGGTGCTGATGGCCATCGACGACATCAACGCCAAGGGCGGTGTGCTGGGCAAGAAGCTGGAGCCCGTGGTGGTGGACCCTGCCTCCAACTGGCCGCTGTTCGCTGAAAAAGCCAAGCAGTTGATCACGCAGGACAAGGTAGCCGTGGTCTTCGGCTGCTGGACCAGCGTATCGCGCAAATCGGTGCTGCCCGTGTTCGAGCAGAACAATGGCCTGCTGTTCTACCCTGTGCAGTACGAAGGCGAAGAGCTGTCCAAGAATGTCTTCTACACCGGCGCTGCCCCCAACCAGCAGGCAATTCCTGCGGTCGAGTATCTGATGAGCAAGGAAGGCGGTGGTGCCAAGCGTTTCGTGCTGCTGGGCACTGATTATGTCTACCCCCGCACCACCAACAAGATCCTGCGCGCCTTCCTCAAATCCAAGGGCGTGAAGGATTCCGATATCATGGAAACCTACACCCCCTTTGGCCACAGCGACTACCAGACCATCGTCGCAGATGTGAAGAAATTCTCCACCGGCGGCAAGACCGCTGTGATCTCCACCATCAATGGCGACTCCAACGTGCCCTTCTACAAGGAGCTGGGCAATGCAGGCCTCAAAGCCAAGGATGTGCCCGTGGTGGCCTTCAGCGTGGGCGAGGAAGAGCTGCGCGGCGTGGACACCAAGCCACTGGTGGGGCACCTGGCAGCGTGGAACTACTTCATGAGCGTGAAGAACCCCACCAACACCGCTTTCATCAAACAGTGGAGCGATTACGCCAAGGCCAAGAACATTGCGGGCCACAAGGACAAACCGCTGACCAACGACCCGATGGAAGCCACCTGGATCGGCATCCACATGTGGAAGCAGGCCGTCGAAAAAGCCAAGAGCACGGATACCGACAAGGTCATCGCTGCCATGGCTGGCCAGACCTTCGCTGCACCAGACGGCTTCACCGTGAAGATGGACGAGAAGAACCACCACCTGCACAAGCCCGTGATGGTGGGTGAGATCAAGGCCGATGGCCAGTTCAATGTGGTCTGGAAAACCAAGGGCCCAATCAAGGCACAGCCCTGGAGCCCCTATATCGAAGGCAATGACAAGAAGAAGGACGAGCCGGACGGCAAGAGCAGTTCCTGA